A region of Euzebyales bacterium DNA encodes the following proteins:
- a CDS encoding DUF4188 domain-containing protein, with protein MQREIAEHPEIGCLHVENYGALRPISVQYWRSVADLERFARSSRWSHLPAWQSFNRLIRDTWRAGRLAHETYRVRAGERERCTATCP; from the coding sequence ATGCAGCGCGAGATCGCCGAGCACCCCGAGATCGGCTGCCTACACGTCGAGAACTACGGCGCCCTGCGGCCCATCTCTGTCCAGTACTGGCGCTCGGTCGCCGACCTCGAGCGGTTCGCCAGGTCGAGCCGGTGGTCGCACCTCCCGGCCTGGCAGTCCTTCAACAGGCTGATCCGCGACACCTGGCGAGCTGGGCGTCTGGCACATGAGACCTACCGGGTGCGCGCGGGTGAGCGTGAGCGATGTACGGCAACATGCCCGTGA